Proteins encoded within one genomic window of Glycine soja cultivar W05 chromosome 1, ASM419377v2, whole genome shotgun sequence:
- the LOC114421014 gene encoding calcium uniporter protein 2, mitochondrial-like, translating to MAFRKTLAQRLLNITKVSSQALTNCRISSSSVIGRLSPRADEPVDPGENGLFRAPQLAGNLLDRLRTMGIAHNRIRLDGLTPPPPMEMVDTVTVKDARKLLKVAQVEMVKAKLRETRKSCITFSEFIGICDEHCSDQDQAVEIAKMLDNSAAVIVLGDVVFLRPEQVAKAIQGLLPVPGAKAHESVRREFEVMEKKKSAIDKKADTMVRRELWGGLGFMMVQTMAFMRLTFWELSWDVMEPICFYLTSMYCMAGYTFFLRTSKEPSFEGFYQVRFSSKQKHLMKLHNFDIEKYNQLRAACSPTTMPPKFDPSIALPFDNSSIHQ from the exons ATGGCGTTCAGGAAAACCCTTGCTCAACGGCTCCTTAACATCACCAAAGTGTCATCACAAGCGCTCACCAATTGTCGGATTTCCTCTTCCTCCGTCATCGGAAGGCTTTCACCGCGGGCCGACGAGCCCGTTGATCCCGGAGAAAATGGCCTCTTCCGTGCGCCGCAACTCGCCGGAAACCTCCTCGACAGGCTCAGGACGATGGGTATTGCCCACAACCGGATCCGGTTGGATGGGTTGACGCCGCCTCCGCCGATGGAAATGGTGGACACAGTCACCGTCAAGGACGCGAGAAAATTGCTAAAGGTGGCGCAGGTGGAGATGGTGAAAGCGAAGCTGAGAGAGACCCGAAAGAGTTGCATAACGTTCTCGGAGTTCATTGGGATCTGCGATGAGCATTGCTCGGATCAGGATCAAGCGGTGGAGATTGCAAAGATGTTGGACAATTCCGCGGCTGTGATTGTGTTGGGAGATGTCGTGTTTCTCAGACCCGAAcag GTAGCAAAAGCCATCCAAGGTCTTCTCCCTGTACCAGGAGCCAAGGCGCACGAGTCGGTAAGAAGAGAATTCGAAGTAATGGAGAAAAAGAAGTCAGCCATTGACAAGAAAGCAGACACCATGGTTCGGCGTGAGCTCTGGGGAGGGTTAGGTTTTATGATGGTGCAAACAATGGCATTCATGAGGCTTACGTTTTGGGAACTCTCCTGGGATGTGATGGAACCCATATGCTTCTATTTGACCTCAATGTACTGCATGGCAGGCTACACCTTCTTCCTAAGGACCTCAAAAGAACCTTCCTTTGAAGGCTTCTACCAAGTCCGTTTCAGCTCCAAGCAGAAGCACCTCATGAAGCTTCACAATTTTGACATTGAAAAGTATAATCAACTCAGGGCTGCTTGCTCTCCCACCACCATGCCTCCAAAGTTTGATCCCTCCATTGCTCTCCCATTTGACAATTCTTCCATTCATCAATGA
- the LOC114421023 gene encoding E3 ubiquitin-protein ligase RNF185-like, with the protein MTSGFGESTRASAPSPSCSGNSSNDAGDFECNICFDLAQDPVITLCGHLFCWPCLYRWLHHHSHSQECPVCKALVQEEKLVPLYGRGKTQTDPRTKSYPGMEIPHRPSGQRPQTAPPPPPPEANPFGSYGFGLMGGFIPMATARFGNFTLSTAFGGFIPSLLNIHFHGFQDATVYGTTSGYPFGFNGFHGGNTRGFTQATGQVQRQEDNVLKNLLMLIGFLVLLTVIFVW; encoded by the coding sequence ATGACGAGTGGTTTTGGTGAATCAACGAGAGCGTCTGCACCGAGCCCATCATGCTCGGGGAACAGTTCAAACGATGCCGGTGATTTTGAATGCAACATATGCTTCGATTTGGCGCAAGACCCTGTGATCACACTCTGTGGTCACCTATTCTGTTGGCCATGCCTTTATAGGTGGCTCCACCATCACTCCCATTCTCAGGAATGCCCTGTTTGCAAGGCCCTTGTGCAGGAAGAGAAATTGGTTCCTCTTTATGGAAGGGGCAAAACACAGACTGATCCCAGGACCAAGTCATATCCTGGAATGGAGATCCCCCACCGTCCTTCCGGGCAGAGGCCGCAAACCGCGCCACCCCCGCCACCTCCTGAGGCTAACCCTTTCGGGAGTTATGGGTTTGGACTAATGGGAGGGTTCATTCCTATGGCAACTgctcgatttggaaacttcaCGCTTTCCACTGCCTTTGGCGGGTTTATCCCGTCCCTACTCAACATTCATTTCCATGGGTTTCAGGATGCCACTGTCTATGGGACAACGTCTGGTTATCCCTTTGGGTTTAATGGCTTTCATGGAGGGAACACGCGGGGTTTTACGCAGGCAACTGGTCAAGTGCAGCGGCAGGAGGATAATGTTTTGAAGAATCTGCTTATGTTGATTGGGTTTCTTGTCCTTCTTACGGTAATTTTTGTGTGGTAA